One Gemmatimonadota bacterium genomic window carries:
- a CDS encoding AbrB/MazE/SpoVT family DNA-binding domain-containing protein encodes MTVVTVSPKYQVVIPKDVREALGIRPGQKVQAFAVGERVELIPVEPLRNLRGFLNGVVPDLEREPDRL; translated from the coding sequence ATGACTGTCGTCACCGTCTCTCCCAAGTACCAGGTGGTCATTCCGAAGGATGTGCGAGAGGCGCTTGGAATCCGCCCGGGACAGAAGGTCCAGGCGTTCGCCGTGGGAGAGCGGGTCGAGCTCATCCCGGTCGAGCCCCTCAGGAATCTCCGGGGGTTCTTGAACGGCGTCGTGCCTGACCTCGAACGCGAGCCCGACCGGCTGTGA